GAGCGAGGGTCTCTTTAAAAGTCTCTAATGATTGAAAAGGAAGCCCATAAATAAGGTCCACATTTACAGAAACCATATTATACTTTCTGGCTAAGTCCATAGCAGCTTTACTCATATCATAAGGCTGAATTCTGTGAACTGCCGTTTGCACTTTTTCATTAAAATCTTGTAAACCAAAACTTACACGATTAAAACCCTCTTCATGCATAACACGCATTTGATCTTCATCTATATGACGAGGGTCAATCTCACAGCTAATCTCTGCGTCATCTCTAAAATTTGGAAATGTTTTTTTAATCTCTTGAATAATCTCTTTAAGTTGAGAAGCACTAAAAAAGGTAGGTGTACCTCCGCCAAAGTGCATTTGCAATACTTCACGGTTACAATCAACATGTGAAGATAGTATTTTCAATTCTCTTTTTAAGTAATCAATATAACGTGTCATCTTGTCTTCTCTAGATGTAAAAACAACATTACAACCGCAAAAATAACATGCATTTCTACAAAAAGGCAAATGGAAGTAAAGACTAATCGGACGTGATGAATCCTGAGACTCTAACTTGTTTATATACTCATCATAACCATATGCATCGCTAAATTCCAATGCTGTTGGATAACTCGTATAGCGTGGACCCGGTTTTGAGTACTTTGTAAATTTTGCAAAATCTAACATTTTAATCCTTATGTCTTCTAAAGCAGAGCTTTTAAGGCTTCGCTTGGACCACTTTGGCCACAAAACTTTTAGTTTTTTATATTATTACTGCGATTATCTCTAAAAAGTGTTGAAATACTGATTAATTTAATTTTTAAACTTTCCTGCTAATTTTTGATAAATTTCTGATTCTTGCAGAAGTTGCTTATGTGTCCCGCTTGCAACTATTCTACCCTTTTGCATAACTAAAATTTTATCGGCATGCTCGATGGTACTTAATCTATGCGCAATAGTTACGGTAATTTTATCTTTGGTATATTCATTCAAAGCCTCTTGTATTCTTTTTTCACTCTCATTATCCAGTGCTGACGTTGCCTCATCAAAAAGAAGCAGTGATGAGTGCTTGTAAATTGCTCTGGCAATTGCAACACGTTGACGCTGTCCACCTGAGAGATTGGCGCCAAACTCTTCCATTTTTGTATAAATCCCATTTTCAAGAGATGAAACAAAACTAGAGGCATCTGCCAACTCCAAAGCTTGCAGAACCTTTTGTTCATCTATATTTTCTTCACCATAGGCAACATTTGCCGCCAATGTATCTTGAAATATATATATTCTCTGCGTCACTAAAGATATATGATGTTTTAGCGAATTTTGTTTGTACTCTTTTATGTTCTTGCCATTTATTAAAACCTCTCCCTCATCAGGGTCATAAAAGCGTATAAGCATGTTGATAAAGGTAGATTTTCCGCCACCGCTATCCCCGACAAGAGCTATGTTTTCACCCTGCTTTATATCTATGTTTATATTGTTTAGAGCGTAAGCATTTTCGTACTTCAGTTTTACATTTTTAAACTCTACATGTACAATATCTTCTTTAAGAAGTTTCTCTCCATCTTGAATTTTACTTTTTGTATCTATTACTTCAAAAACTCTCTCACTCGCAGCAACAGCATCTTGAATTTTCGAGTATATTGAGCCAATACGGCGTACAGGCTGAAAAACAAGCCCAACAGCTGTTAAAAATGCCGTAAATTCGCCTACTGTCATATTGTTGTTATAGACTTCTCTTCCACCTATGAAAATAACTGCAGCAAGACCTACTGCACCAATTATCTCTAGCATTGGAGAAACAATTTCCCCTACATAAACTGCTTTCATGTTTATTTTGAAAAATTGCCAGTTTTGAACGCTAAAACGGTTTAGTTCATACTTTTCAGTTGCATTTGCTTTAATGATTTCACTGTTGTTGAAAACTTCCGTCAGCCTTGTTACTACATCAGCATTTTTATCCTGTGAACGGTGTGAATATTTTTTCAACTTTCTTGCTATTAAAATTAGAGGATAAATAACTACAGGTAAAACCACCAAAGAGTAAAATGCCAAATGTGGATTTAAATATATAACATACCCAATAAGAGCAACTACTGTTAAACTCTCACGAAACAGCTCGGGAAGCATACTTGCCACAAAGTACTGGATTCTCCCAATATCATTGGTTACACGGGAAATCAACTCACCGCTTCGATTTAGGTATAAAAATCCCATATCTAGATTTATCATTTTTTCGAGCAAAATTTCTCTGAATCTGGTTACTATATGTTGACCTATATAGCTCATATAAACGGACTGTATATAGCGACCAATTGCCTTTAAAAAATAAATTGCTATCAGTCCGAGAGGGATAAAAAACAACATCTCCTCTTTACGGTTTATAAACATATCATCCATCAATGGTTTCATAATATGCGCTGTTGCTGCTGTTGCACTAACTGTTAATATTATCCCTATTAAAACTAAAAAATATTGTAATTTGTACTCTTTTATGTATGGTAAAAATCTTTTTAAAACTTTTTTCAAATATATCTCCAAGAAACTAATAAACGTATATTACATTAATTATAATAACAAATAAAATAGATTGACCTTCTGAGAAAGAACAATTTCAAGTAAATCAAAACATATTTTTGCTATTATTCTTTTACAAATTTGGAAACATTTTTTGTAATTTAAATCTCTATGGGGCGAAAATGTCATTTCCAATTCTAGTATCAAACCGTTTAATTAAAATTTTAGGAACTATTACCAAAACTTTATGTTATCCGTTTCATTATATTTTTCCAAAAAAGCGTTTTAAAATTCCTGAAATCAGCAAACCTATTTTTACGTCAAAAACTGCAAGTAAGATTCCAAAAATTATTTGGCAAACAAACTACACGAACAATGTAAGCTTGCCTGTATATTTAAACTACTTGTTTAATCGTCTTATGTCTTTGGATCATGAGTATCGTTATGTAAGCACAGAGGCAAGACTAGAGTATATGAAAACCAATGCTCCAAAAGAGATAAGCGAGGCATTTGAACAACTGACAGACGGTGCTTCACAGGCTGATTTTTGGAGAGTGTTTGTGCTTAACCATATTGGCGGAACATACATGGATATCGATGCTCATCTTGTATGGCCACTATCTAAAATAATCAAACCTGATGATACAGAGGTTTTTTTACTGACAAAGCAGCACTACAGTAACTACTTTATAGCTAGCCAAAAAAATAATCCCGTTTTAGAAAAAAGCCTCAACATTATTGTAGACAACATAGTAAATAAAAATCTAGATGGTGGAATATATAACCTAACAGGTCCTAATGTATTAAACATTGCTATTGGAGACAAAAAGGTAAATCACAGATTTTACCGTATTACATGTGTGCAAGGGAGTTTTACAAACGAGTATTTTCAATATATTGATAAGCCAAGAGGCAAATGGATTCATGCAAAAAAAGAAGATCTAATAAAAGGCTAAACAAATATGAAGATTAAAGATGGAAAAAACAATTATATGACAACAACCATAATAATTTCAGTTTATAAAAATGTAAAAGCACTTAAGCTTGTTTTGGACTCTATTTTAAATCAAACTATAAATGTAAATGAGATAATTGTTTCAGAAGATGGTCAATCTCCTGAGATGAAAGAGTTTATAGATAGTTTAACAATCCCACACCTTATACATTTAAACCAAGAAGATTTAAAATGGAGAAAAAACATAGCCTTAAACAAATCTATAAAAAAAGCAAGTGGTGATTATCTTATATTTATAGATGGTGATGTTGTCCTGCACAAACGATTTGTGGAGGGGCATATTTATTGCTCAAAACCAAAAAGAGTTTGCTCAGGTAAAAGAGTAGAACTTGGTCCCAACTACACTCAAAAACTTTTAGCACATGAATTAACCATAGATGAATTATCAGATAGCTTTATAAGAAGAATTATATCTTTACATA
The sequence above is drawn from the Candidatus Sulfurimonas baltica genome and encodes:
- a CDS encoding ABC transporter ATP-binding protein, with the translated sequence MKKVLKRFLPYIKEYKLQYFLVLIGIILTVSATAATAHIMKPLMDDMFINRKEEMLFFIPLGLIAIYFLKAIGRYIQSVYMSYIGQHIVTRFREILLEKMINLDMGFLYLNRSGELISRVTNDIGRIQYFVASMLPELFRESLTVVALIGYVIYLNPHLAFYSLVVLPVVIYPLILIARKLKKYSHRSQDKNADVVTRLTEVFNNSEIIKANATEKYELNRFSVQNWQFFKINMKAVYVGEIVSPMLEIIGAVGLAAVIFIGGREVYNNNMTVGEFTAFLTAVGLVFQPVRRIGSIYSKIQDAVAASERVFEVIDTKSKIQDGEKLLKEDIVHVEFKNVKLKYENAYALNNINIDIKQGENIALVGDSGGGKSTFINMLIRFYDPDEGEVLINGKNIKEYKQNSLKHHISLVTQRIYIFQDTLAANVAYGEENIDEQKVLQALELADASSFVSSLENGIYTKMEEFGANLSGGQRQRVAIARAIYKHSSLLLFDEATSALDNESEKRIQEALNEYTKDKITVTIAHRLSTIEHADKILVMQKGRIVASGTHKQLLQESEIYQKLAGKFKN
- a CDS encoding glycosyltransferase family 32 protein, which translates into the protein MSFPILVSNRLIKILGTITKTLCYPFHYIFPKKRFKIPEISKPIFTSKTASKIPKIIWQTNYTNNVSLPVYLNYLFNRLMSLDHEYRYVSTEARLEYMKTNAPKEISEAFEQLTDGASQADFWRVFVLNHIGGTYMDIDAHLVWPLSKIIKPDDTEVFLLTKQHYSNYFIASQKNNPVLEKSLNIIVDNIVNKNLDGGIYNLTGPNVLNIAIGDKKVNHRFYRITCVQGSFTNEYFQYIDKPRGKWIHAKKEDLIKG
- a CDS encoding glycosyltransferase; the protein is MKIKDGKNNYMTTTIIISVYKNVKALKLVLDSILNQTINVNEIIVSEDGQSPEMKEFIDSLTIPHLIHLNQEDLKWRKNIALNKSIKKASGDYLIFIDGDVVLHKRFVEGHIYCSKPKRVCSGKRVELGPNYTQKLLAHELTIDELSDSFIRRIISLHKDNVRHYEDGIYINPKGFLYNKIIQKKHINYLIGCNFSCYKEDMESINGFNEDFKLPSVGEDVDINWRFRASGIEVISCRNIANVYHLYHKKGFNNVDLGINDKILKEAFDKNRYICLNGLNKLKEGESL